CTTCtgatattctctatcttcttacattcaaatgcatgatgtccttctcctccatagttAAAGCAAGtgcctctaaacactctcttgtcttgtcttctatcatcttttccaaaattctcattcgagtaaccattaggttctcttctccggtagaaatttctatcatccttctggtatgaactaccatcttttcttacttccttgtccttgttctgatctatatagatacctcttcctccagtatatcctattcctccttgaaatattcctttcataaaccttccacctctgtctTTCTATCTcagctcatgtcttttgttcagcttctcctCTGCTTTCAAGGTATActtgtaagcttcttcaacactctgcaacttgatcaaactaagtttgTCTTGCATAGACATCCACAttccattcaaatatctagcaacttgttcaacttcatcatctacATGTATcgatttgatattcaacttatagaatgcttcggtatactccttcacactagattccttttggttcaaattttgcaacttttagaATAATTTGACTTGATAATAAGCTCgtataaaatttgattttaacttcGCAACCATTCGATACCATGTTTTAATATTCTCTTTACCTCTCTtctgtctatcaacttgaaaatattcccaccaaagagatgcatgacctttcaactaggtacaagcatacttcaccttcctttcctttgcggtgttctcaaaatcaaaatatttctccgtctttgagatccaatctatcaattcatccaagtccaactttccatcatattctggtggggtaaaatgtggtttagtattcaccctactcaaagccctcaaaaacctctcttcatctagaTCGATCGCCAGTGGATTTACTTGTTCTACCAAGGCTTCTTCTCATTCatattcacttacatcttcaatatttcGGTCTCTTCTTTGTGTTGTCTCAATAGCTTCCAACTAAGCTGCAATTCTTTGCAAGACTTCCATCAtagcagggtttgcattcccacaccctccaccattcctatttcctcttcgcgccatcttcatgctagtcctctacagctgcagatcggatccacaatccaccaccccacaATAAAATTTCTTAGGACAATGCAATTTCTAGAATGaaatcgctctgataccacttggtgtagtcatcgGTTacaagggacctcaaagagatcagtccggACCAGTCAGTAAGAGTATACACAAcaagaaacacaaggatatgatggaggcaatgcaaaacagactaaattatatcatgaaaattgattacaatcagGTTATAGAAattggctcacaggcctgctaaaacatgctcaaaatacaaaacatgtcacaactgggacctcaaatctcaagatctatcttctatgttctatctatcTTCTTTGATACATTCTAATGCACTATTATAGTGATTGGATCCAGTCAgcctaaaagggatcaaaacctgaagaacaagacctaacgtgtaaaaccaacaaggttggcctccaccaaacaaattcttccagcaaattcaaaggatgaagtgagaatcaaagggaaggtcaactacatgccaaggaacatcggaaatCAATGCTCagagctctgcaagctatggaaatgatccgatagatcaccaatgcaaataggtccagccAACCAGTAACAAAAAACTGTCTcgaaaaccgatagcgataacttgttgaaaaatgatccaaatgctctgcggtttgggattaaggaagatgatcaagtcttcaagaaaaatccagctcCACAGGTTCTAGTGAGGCAAATCCAGGAAACAcagaaagaaatatttttttggttgatgcaagattaccaagaaCTGGGGATGTTCTTGCATCATTAAGTGACAAAGGTGAGAATGTAATAAAgtgaaaaattattatttaaatgacAATGGAAACAAATATAGCATAATTATTTTTGTTTCATTAATAAGATAAATTATTGATCAGAAGAGAACACAACTCACCATGCACAAAGTTCCAATGCTTTTGAAAAGCTTGAAATGGAAAACTCTAAAACCAACAAGACATATTAAATCCATATTATTGTACTTCACAACTTCATAGACAACAATCCATTTCCAAAAATGAATATAAGCATAAATTTTATGGAATGAAACATGCCTGTGGCACTGTAACTACACTCTTTGCTTTCTTTTAATGTACCGATGCTTTCTTTTCTATTATGATTAGTTTCATGAATTGGTTTTTCTTTTCACTATTATAAAGTTGGAGAAATAGCTATCTAAAAGCTCCATTTAGCGCATTAATCGCCCATATCAACTAAAATGCTTTCAGccgatgaaattaaaaataaataaattcaaacatatttttcttaaaaacatgTTAAGAATATCGCAATTGCTATAGTTCTAGACAAGAATTAAAAATTGTAATTGATAAAGTTACATAAAAAATTTATTAACTTGATGTATTGTGAAGTTGAAAGGACGAGAGACTTGTTAGAAAGTTTTGGTTCAAAGAACCTAAGGACTGATTCTAGTTTGAATATTTACTTTTGAATTATCCTACTAAAAGAAGACTGTTAACAGATTCTAGTTTGAATATTTACTTTTGAATTATCCTACTAAAAGAAAACTGTTAATGGCAGATAGAAAATGTGCTATTATTTTTGTAATCTTGCTCATCTTCTGTAATATATAAAGCAAAGGCTCTAAAGCCATTTatagaccaaaaaaataaaaattattaacttgccaaattatatattgtttttatcatatgtatgtatatatatatacaaaaaatattgTCATTTTAAAAACAATATGAATAAACACATTTATTCAAATTatgattatttaaaaatttaaaatattcattagTTACATTTATATCTATTCATGACACCTACTAATATTATTATGTTAATTGAATGTCAAACTACACTTATAGAGCATTGTGTGTATTCAAACAATATTTAGTAGAAATAAATAGTTAAACTTAAATAATTGAATGTCAAACTACACTTAAAGAGCATTGTGTGTATTCAAACAATATTTAGTAGAGATAAATAGTTAAACTTAAATAACCAGAACAGCAAAAAGTTAAACATAACCTTTATGAAATGAAAAAACAAAACTCTTTTCATCCCTTCCAAAGTAATGCCATTAAAAATGATTGTAAACATTGCAGTCAAGTAAATGAATATTTTGAATCCAATACATCATCATTTCTATATCTAATATTAGTTGGATTGAGTGGAAATAATTGTAAAGTTCGTAATGCTTTATTTCTGTGTTCAGATTGTTGAAATTCTGCAGAGTGTGGAGTCCTAGCTGGTTTCACCCTGGTGTCGATTCGAGGCACTGCCCATCCTCTCCTCCCCAAATTCTCATTTGGGGGACTTACTAATTTATCATATTCATATTTGTAATCATTCCCATCATTGCACTTCCTTAGGTTGCCTCTCCATTCATCTCGCATGCTACACTTCTCCTTGATTGTTGTTTCTGTAGTCATCACAGAAACTAAAAACATTAataatacaaataattaattaaaaggataaTACCTATTAGCAATACAATATTTGAAGGTTTTGTTAGCAATTAATGATTTCATCTTTTTCCAAGACTGTCAAATTACACACTAAGTTGGAGCCATCAAAATGGAGAAAccaaagaacaagccatttttcaaAAGAAATCTGTATAACATTATCATAAACATAGAAGGAATCTATGTTTAATAGTAAGCCCAAACTATTGACTTATGATATGATAGATAAGTTTCCACAATAGTTAAAACTGTACAAACAATAGTTGATGTCATGTAGTAGTGGTGAGAAGAATGGGTGAGATTATTAGTGTGAAGTATCCTTAATAAGTTTTGAGGTTGAGGATTCATTATAGCATTATTTTTAAAAGGTTGTGTACAACTATTAATCACAATAAca
The nucleotide sequence above comes from Cryptomeria japonica chromosome 11, Sugi_1.0, whole genome shotgun sequence. Encoded proteins:
- the LOC131066445 gene encoding WUSCHEL-related homeobox 4-like produces the protein MAEISERCPLPRWKPTAEQLQILEILYKNDNSTPTTENIHHIADSLRRYGEIQAKNVFYWFQNRRGNERVNKRRRLDEAMASDGPKLARITTETTIKEKCSMRDEWRGNLRKCNDGNDYKYEYDKLVSPPNENLGRRGWAVPRIDTRVKPARTPHSAEFQQSEHRNKALRTLQLFPLNPTNIRYRNDDVLDSKYSFT